One Streptomyces sp. L2 genomic window carries:
- a CDS encoding serine/threonine-protein kinase, with protein MSQAGQNCQRPGCEGSYEDVGGGELYCDTCGLAPVVSTSGMVGSPPTGVTKGSSRGSGSRSSARSSRTSSQSSKSRRSVSGRLSRSLSGTSTGRSVSVRSSGSASGTSTRGRLGAGLVSVPQVPRPDPRAMVLDHPEVPERKRFCSRSDCGAPVGRARGERPGRTEGFCTKCGHPYSFVPKLKAGDIVHGQYEVAGCLAHGGLGWIYLAVDRAVSDRWVVLKGLLDTGDQDAMAAAISERRFLAEIEHANIVRIYNFVEHLDQRTGSLDGYIVMEYVGGKSLKEIANARRTPDGRRDPLPVEQACAYGIEALEALGHLHSRNVLYCDFKVDNAIQTEDQLKLIDMGAVRRMDDDESAIYGTVGYQGPEVAEVGPSVASDLYTVGRTLAVLTFDFQGYTNVYVDSLPDPDTIEVFRRYESFYRLLVRATDPDPARRFASAQEMSEQLTGVLREVVSLQSGQARPALSTLFGPEVRVPDTVLFPSAAGDVSRLGARPTARGAAPAPAALPPASLVRPVDVPAAALALPVPLVDPGDPNAGFLGGLMASQPAELLAALDAAPVRTVETRLRQVRARLESGDHQAALMSLAKLEDEQPEDWRVVWYRGVAALVTGDFEGAALAFDAVYDAFPGEAAPKLALALCAEVLGQLDNAAEYYHLVWATDPSFVSAAFGLARVRLAGGDRTGAVGTLESVPESSIHYTAARVAAVRARLRERTAAAGDVPFLDDLTAAAGQVEALKAYGLDPARREQLSAEVLGCALDWILSTGEGARPATGGRVLLGSGLDERGLRFGLERAYRTLARLAPGGEERIELVERANRYRPRTWV; from the coding sequence ATGAGTCAGGCGGGGCAGAACTGCCAGCGGCCGGGCTGCGAGGGGTCGTACGAGGACGTGGGCGGCGGCGAGCTGTACTGCGACACGTGCGGGCTCGCCCCGGTGGTCTCCACGAGCGGCATGGTCGGCTCGCCGCCCACCGGCGTGACCAAGGGCTCCTCGCGGGGCAGTGGTTCGCGCTCCAGCGCGCGCAGCTCCCGTACGTCCTCGCAGTCGTCGAAGTCGCGGCGCTCGGTGTCGGGGCGGCTGTCGCGGTCGCTGTCCGGCACGTCGACCGGCCGCTCGGTGTCGGTGCGCAGCTCCGGTTCGGCGTCCGGCACCTCCACGCGGGGGCGGCTCGGCGCCGGTCTGGTGAGCGTGCCGCAGGTTCCGCGGCCCGACCCGCGCGCGATGGTGCTGGACCACCCGGAGGTGCCCGAGCGCAAGCGGTTCTGCTCGCGCTCGGACTGCGGGGCGCCGGTGGGGCGGGCCCGCGGGGAGCGGCCGGGGCGCACGGAGGGGTTCTGCACCAAGTGCGGGCACCCGTACTCGTTCGTGCCGAAGCTGAAGGCCGGGGACATCGTGCACGGCCAGTACGAGGTCGCGGGCTGCCTCGCGCACGGCGGGCTCGGCTGGATCTACCTCGCCGTGGACCGGGCCGTGTCGGACCGGTGGGTGGTGCTCAAGGGCCTGCTGGACACCGGTGACCAGGACGCGATGGCCGCCGCGATCTCCGAGCGGCGCTTCCTCGCGGAGATCGAGCACGCCAACATCGTGCGGATCTACAACTTCGTGGAGCACCTGGACCAGCGCACCGGCTCCCTCGACGGCTACATCGTCATGGAGTACGTGGGCGGCAAGTCCCTGAAGGAGATCGCCAACGCCCGCCGCACCCCGGACGGCCGCCGCGACCCGCTGCCGGTGGAGCAGGCCTGCGCGTACGGCATCGAGGCCCTGGAGGCGCTCGGCCACCTGCACAGCCGCAACGTGCTGTACTGCGACTTCAAGGTCGACAACGCCATCCAGACCGAGGACCAGCTGAAGCTGATCGACATGGGCGCGGTGCGCCGCATGGACGACGACGAGTCCGCGATCTACGGCACGGTCGGCTACCAGGGCCCGGAGGTCGCCGAGGTCGGCCCCTCGGTTGCCAGCGACCTGTACACGGTGGGCCGTACGCTCGCCGTGCTCACGTTCGACTTCCAGGGGTACACGAACGTCTACGTGGACTCCCTGCCCGACCCGGACACCATCGAGGTGTTCCGCCGGTACGAGTCGTTCTACCGGCTCCTGGTCCGCGCCACCGACCCCGACCCGGCCCGCCGGTTCGCCTCCGCGCAGGAGATGTCCGAGCAGCTGACCGGGGTACTGCGGGAGGTCGTCTCGCTGCAGAGCGGGCAGGCGCGGCCCGCGCTGTCGACGCTGTTCGGGCCCGAGGTCCGGGTGCCCGACACGGTGTTGTTCCCGTCGGCCGCCGGTGACGTGTCCCGGCTCGGCGCCCGGCCGACCGCGCGCGGCGCCGCCCCCGCCCCGGCTGCACTGCCTCCGGCGTCCCTCGTCAGACCCGTCGACGTGCCGGCCGCCGCGCTCGCCCTGCCCGTCCCGCTGGTCGACCCGGGCGACCCCAACGCCGGTTTCCTGGGCGGCCTGATGGCGTCCCAGCCGGCCGAGCTGCTGGCCGCGCTGGACGCGGCGCCGGTGCGCACGGTCGAGACCCGGCTGCGCCAGGTCCGGGCCCGGCTGGAGAGCGGCGACCACCAGGCCGCGCTGATGTCCCTTGCGAAGTTGGAGGACGAACAGCCCGAGGACTGGCGGGTGGTGTGGTACCGGGGCGTGGCCGCCCTGGTGACGGGTGACTTCGAGGGAGCCGCGCTCGCCTTCGACGCGGTCTACGACGCCTTCCCCGGCGAGGCCGCGCCCAAGCTGGCCCTCGCCCTGTGCGCGGAGGTGCTGGGGCAGCTGGACAACGCCGCCGAGTACTACCACCTGGTGTGGGCGACCGACCCGAGCTTCGTGAGCGCGGCCTTCGGGCTGGCCCGGGTGCGGCTCGCGGGCGGCGACCGGACCGGGGCCGTGGGGACGCTGGAGTCGGTGCCGGAGTCGTCCATCCACTACACGGCGGCCCGGGTGGCGGCCGTCCGCGCCCGGCTGCGCGAGCGCACCGCCGCCGCGGGTGACGTACCGTTCCTGGACGACCTGACCGCCGCCGCCGGCCAGGTCGAGGCGCTCAAGGCGTACGGCCTGGACCCGGCCCGGCGCGAGCAGTTGTCGGCCGAGGTGCTCGGCTGCGCGCTGGACTGGATACTCTCCACGGGTGAGGGCGCCAGGCCGGCCACCGGTGGGCGGGTACTGCTCGGCAGCGGCCTGGACGAGCGGGGCCTCCGCTTCGGCCTGGAGCGCGCCTACCGCACGCTGGCCCGGCTGGCGCCCGGCGGCGAGGAGAGGATCGAACTGGTGGAACGGGCGAACCGTTACCGCCCCCGGACGTGGGTGTAG
- a CDS encoding glutamate ABC transporter substrate-binding protein produces the protein MYAARTRASLRGWGGVGAMAVLCALALAFVLLLPRTQSSPPDAEATAGPGVANGRQARAGDCREDQAQNQTLAPSGADGPTIDAIKARTGAKRKLVVGIDQNSYRWGYRNPNTEGAELEGFDIDLVHRIAADILGDPDAVQFKAIPTSQRIPAIQNGRVDMVVRTMTITCDRLNQVAFSAPYFKTGQQVLAPKSSSITGYDGSLAHKKVCTAAGSTALAKLDADRESGRLPASTDLSTTVPNQLDCLVRLQLGEVDAVVTDGALAASQAAQDPTVELKGTPFTTEYYGVAMKKDASDLVRRVNRVLVDYRANGWQKSYDTWLSATLGSDSGPSEPPAPRYLRTS, from the coding sequence ATGTACGCGGCACGTACACGGGCCTCCCTGCGGGGCTGGGGCGGGGTCGGCGCCATGGCGGTGCTGTGCGCGCTCGCGCTGGCGTTCGTCCTGCTGCTCCCCCGCACCCAGTCCTCGCCCCCGGACGCGGAGGCGACGGCCGGGCCGGGTGTGGCGAACGGCCGGCAGGCACGCGCCGGCGACTGCCGGGAGGACCAGGCGCAGAACCAGACGCTGGCGCCGTCCGGCGCGGACGGGCCCACGATCGACGCCATCAAGGCCCGTACCGGCGCCAAGCGCAAACTCGTCGTCGGCATCGACCAGAACAGCTACCGCTGGGGCTACCGCAACCCGAACACCGAGGGCGCGGAGCTGGAGGGCTTCGACATCGACCTCGTGCACCGGATCGCCGCGGACATACTCGGCGACCCGGACGCGGTGCAGTTCAAGGCGATACCGACCAGCCAGCGCATCCCCGCGATCCAGAACGGCCGGGTCGACATGGTGGTGCGCACGATGACCATCACCTGCGACCGGCTGAACCAGGTCGCGTTCTCCGCGCCCTACTTCAAGACCGGGCAGCAGGTGCTGGCGCCCAAGTCGTCGTCCATCACCGGCTACGACGGCTCCCTCGCGCACAAGAAGGTCTGCACTGCGGCCGGTTCGACCGCGCTCGCCAAGCTCGACGCCGACCGCGAGTCCGGCCGGCTGCCCGCGTCCACGGACCTGTCCACCACCGTGCCCAACCAGCTGGACTGCCTGGTCCGGCTCCAGCTCGGCGAGGTCGACGCGGTCGTCACCGACGGCGCGCTCGCGGCGAGCCAGGCCGCCCAGGACCCGACGGTCGAGCTGAAGGGCACCCCGTTCACCACCGAGTACTACGGCGTGGCGATGAAGAAGGACGCCTCCGATCTGGTACGCCGGGTCAACCGCGTCCTGGTGGACTACCGGGCGAACGGCTGGCAGAAGTCCTACGACACATGGCTGTCGGCGACACTGGGGAGTGACTCGGGACCGTCCGAGCCACCCGCGCCGCGGTACCTGCGCACGAGCTGA